The stretch of DNA TCTTTAGAGCTTCAAAATCAACCACACGAACCCTTATTTTACACACTCAATGATGCCAAAAGTGAATTATTGAGAACCAAATCTATTCTCGCATCACAAATTGGAATCACCTATTCAGAAGAAAACCTAATGCAGCAATTGGACGCAAAGGGTAGATACGAAAATACCATTTTAGCCATTCAAAATTTTCTCAAAGTCTTATCATTGCTTCAACCATTGGTGATACACTTAGAAGACAGTCAATGGCTGGATAATGATTCCATTGCTTTACTACAAAAACTGGTCAACAATTTGGAAAGTTACCCTATCGCCCTATTGAGTACAGCTCGCTACAAAGACGATGGAAGTCAGGCACTTTTACCCTTCAAAAACTTGTCAAATCACATTATAGAATTGACCTATTTGCAGCCCAAACAAGTGAAAGCCTTAGCCGAAACACAGTTGAACCAACACAACAACAATGGTTGGATTCCTTTGAGTAAGCCACTTTTGAAAGTATTGGTAGAACGCTCCAAAGGCAATCCTTTTTTTGTAGAACAGTTACTGCGGTTTTTTGGCGAAAACCAATGGCTGCAAAACCGTACTGGAACTTGGCAACTTACCCAACAGGTTGACAGTGTTCCAGATAGCATTCAAGCATTGCTGATGGCACGCATTGACCGCCTTTCCAAACAGGTAAAAGAAGTGACAAAAGTAGCTGCTGTTTTGGGGCGAGAGTTTGACATTCAGTTATTATCAGCCATACTTCATCGCAACGTTTTGGCAGAAACCAAAGTTGCCGAAACCGAACAAATATGGCATTTGTTACAAGGAGTAAAAGGCATTTTTAGGCATACCTTGTTGAGAGACATGGCGTATGATATGCAATTGAAGGAACGTTTACGGCAATTACATCAATTGGCAGCAGTGGCAATGGAAGGGCTTTACTCTAAGAATCATGAAGAAAAATATGCCGATATTGCTTTTCACTATGAAAAAGCCGAAACCACTATCAAATCCATTGAGTACCTCGAAAAAGCAGGTATGTACGCCCAAGAAAATTTTCAGAACCAACAGGCTTTAGACCTTTTTGAGCGTTTGTTGAAACAACTTCAAAATCTGAAAGACCCCGATTTGACATGGAAAATACTCTTGAAAAAAGCGGCGGTTCTTCGGACAATTGGCAAATGGGATGCCGCCCAAGAAGTCTATGAAGATGCAATGGAACTGGCAAGAATGTTCAAAAATGAAGCCTATATAATCGAAATTCAATTCAATCTTGCCCGAATTTTCAGTTTGCAGGGAAAGTATCAAACCTCATTGAATCTTTACCAACAAATCCTAACTGCCTATAAATCCACCAACAACAAAACACAGATTGCCAATACTATAGGCTATATGGGCGTGGTGCATATCAATCTTTCGGAGTATGAGAAAGCGGCCAAATGTTTTCAACAGCAAATTAGCTTGGCAAGTGAATTGGGCGATGAAAAAAACCATGCAACGGCTTTGGGAAACCTCGGCAGTCTTTTCAATCAAATTGGCAATCATGAAGCGGCAATGGACTGTTATCGAAAAAGCTACGAACTATTTGAAAAAATAGGCTCCCCACAAAATGCGGCCATGAATCTCGCCAATATGGGAACGATTGCCACGGTTAAGGATGATTATGATTCGGCAATGGATTACTACCAAAAAAGCCTCAAAAGATTCGAAAAAACTGGCTATCAACATGGAATAGCTTACACGATTGTTAACATCGGATATACATTTATGCAAAAAGGTTTGTACAATGAAGCTTTTTCCTATTATGAGAAAAGTTTGCGCCTATCTTTACAAATGAAAGACCGCCGATTGCAGGCTTTTGCAGAAGGAAATATAGGAATGGTGCATTACCATAAAAACAATTGCGAACTGGCCTTGCCCTATTTAGACAAAGCTATTGAAGGACATCACCACATTGGCTTCAAATATTCTCTAGCAGAATGGTACTGGGCAAAAGCATTGTGTTTGTATGAGTTGATGACATATTCACGGGCGTTGGATTGGGTGAAACAGTCTATAGATATCAGCCGAGAGATTACAAGAACGGACATGTTGTTTAAAGCACAATTATTGAAGGGAAAAATACACTTCAAAATGGGTGAACAAATCACTGCAACGGCACAATTGCAGACTCTGCTGGACAATAGTGAGGAAGAGGAAGAAAAGGCTTTTATTCATTTTGAACTTTGGCAAATGTATGAACAACAAGTTCTTCAACAAAAAAAGGCTTCCAAAGCAAGGAACACTTCGGAAGCCTCTAATCTAACCCACAAAGAAAAAAGTATGCTGTCAATAATGGCAGAAAACCACCATCAAAAAGCCCTACATTTGTTTCAGCAGTTGTTTGCAATCAAAGCCAAACAAGAATTTGAAGGAAAAATAAACCTGCTGAAAGCGTCCTAATTTGGGCGTTTTTCTTTGGAGTCTTTGATTTTTTGCGATTCTTTAGCCAATGCTTGGACATTGAGCATATCGCCAATGAGCAAAGGTTGATAATGCTCACTTTTGAGGGAATTTGGAGAAGGATAAAAATTATTGTTCAAAGAATTGAAAGAAGAGGTTATCATGAATTTTAAGGTTTGGTTTATGCTGACTAAGATACAATAATTTTGCGGATTTTGCAATAGTAAAAACGCAAAAATTGGTGCATTTCTAATTTTTTAGAAAATCCTCAATAACTGCTGCCAGTCTATCAGGTCGTGGACTAAAAATATCGTGGTCATTTTCCTCCAATATTTCAAGTCGCAAATCAGGCACTAGTTTTTGCATATAAGGGATGGCTTCGCTTGGAAAAAGACTGCCTTCTTTTCCTCCTTTCACCAACATCACTGGGCAGGTAATCTGCTCAAAATCACCAGCGGCCTCCGTATATTCTCCTTCATTCACCAATCCATCTATGGCAATTTCTGAAATGGCTCTATCTGCATGTTTTCGTACCATTACAGCCCAATTCTCATTGAATGGGGGGAAATAAGGTGCGTAATCACCCATAATTAGCCCTTTCACCTTGTCCTGTATAGTCGCAGCTACCCTGACTCCAACAGTACTCCCTATGGAGTAACCAAATAAATAACAATTGTTTATGTTCAGCTCACGCATTACTGCCAAAACATCGGAGGCATGGTCGTCCAATGTATAACCCGATTTTGGAGAATCACTTTTGCCTCGTCCTCTGAGACTTACAATGATATGATGGTGCAATAATTTTCCATATAGAGCCTCCTCAATTTCTTCGGCAGAATTAGTCGCACCGGGAATGATGATTAAGGGAATATTGTTTTCTTGACGGTTGAACTCAATGCAGTGGATTTTGGCATTTGTATTGTCGATAAAGTGTTCTTGTTTTGTCATGATTAAGAAGTTATTATAATTTTAGATGAGCTTTGTATTTCAGCACATTAACAGAGATGTGAAAAGAAAAGTTCCTTTTAGATACAATCCTTTCACAACCTTCAAGTCCTTTTCTCCACTTTCTTCAAACATCGAAAATTATGTAGGTTTTAGCATAGTGTAACTTTACGATAACTTAATGTAAGCTTAACCTTCATATCATAGCTTTTCTCTTACTTTGCACGTCTAATAAGCTGAATTACAATGACGATTTTTTTCTATCAATTGTAATAAGTTTATTTTGAATTATTTATTGAAATAAAATCATAAACATGAATTTTCACAAAAGGCTTTTAGTCCTTTTAATAGCCCTATTTTTCAGTGCTAATTGTTTTGCTCAAAAAGCTCATATTTCAGGAAAAGTAACCGAAAAAACGGCAGCGAACGAAGAAGCAGTTCCATTTGCAACGGTTTCTATTGCAGGAACAACATTGGGTAGCACTACTGACTTTGACGGTGCTTATTCCATTGAAGTTGATGCAGGCACACACCGAGTTGTTTTTAGTTTTGTAGGATTCAAACCCGACACTCTGAATATTACTGTTGCAGAAGGACAAAACCTCACTCTCAATCACGCTTTATCCCAAGAAAATATTCAAATCGAAACTGTGACAGTGAAAGAGAAGGCAAACCGAGAAAGTCAAACGATGAATTTGATTGACCGAAAAAATGCCACGGCTTTGACCCAAAACATTGGTGCAAAAGAGTTGAGTAAAAAAGGGGTGTCGAATGTAGTTGAAGGATTGAAAAAAGTAGCAGGTATTTCAGTTATCGGCAACAAGTATTTTTTGGTGCGAGGCATGGACGACCGATACAACAATGCGCTACTCAATGGACTACCGATTGCTTCCCCTGACCCTGATAAAAAGGTGATTCCTCTCGATATTTTCCCCACCGATATTGTCGAAAACCTTTCCATCTTCAAATCGTATTCACCTCAGTATTATGGAGACGTAGCTGGAGGAACAGTTGCCATCAAAACCAAAGAATATCCGAGTACAAAAACATTGAAGTTGGGCATTGGCGCAGGCTTCAATTCGGTGACAACAGGTAAAAACTTCTTGAGTTCGCCAAGTATTAGTGGCAGTTACTTGGGATTTAGCAAAGATGGACGACAAGCCCCTGCTTCAATTAGCGATATTGCTTCTTATGACAGCCGCAGAGATGGATTATCATTTGACAACAGCAGCAATGGCGTTTACAAAAAAGCCCCAGTAAGCAACAGTTTTGACTTGCTTTTTGGCAATTTCTTCTCCACTGGCAATGATTCTGGCTTGGGTGTTTTGTTGTCCGTAGCCTATGACAATGACTACAGCATCAAAGAAGGAATGTATCGTTTGGTGAACCGACAAGGAGACATTCGCATTGACTATGACTATATCAACTACAGTTTTTCGACCAATACTTCTGCATTGGCGAGCATGACCTATAAGTTCAACGACCGCCACAAAATCACCCTCAATGGGATTTTGGTGAACAGTTCTTCAGATAATTCAAGAGATGCCTATGGCAATCACTTCGATTATTCAAGTCCACTGTTTAGCCGCCGATTTACCTACAATCAAAACACCTTATTGACAGGTCAATTGGGAGGAACACATGATTTATTGAAGGGCAACCGTTTGAAATTGAATTGGTCACAAACCTACAATGTTGCCAAATCAGAAGAACCCGATAGACGACAATTTGTGTTTTTGGATACCGACAACAAAGGGCGAATCTTTAATGACATTGACGTAAACGAAAATCACCGATTTTACAGCAATTTAGAAGAAACTGAAATGGCGAGTAAAGTTGAAGCAGTGTATGATGTAATTCAATACGAAGGAACAGACAAAGCAAAATTGCAGGTGACATTGGGTGGAAACCTAAAATCAAAAGAAAGGGATTTTGACTACCGCCAATTCAACTACAACCTCAAAAACTTTGATCAAGGAGGTTTGGATGTAGATGCGGTTGATACGTACTTAAGTCAATCCAATCACAGTGATGGTGCTTTCTATCTTGACGAAAGAGATGACCCCGCTTCTGCCAATACTTCAAAACTGGATGTTTGGGCAGCCTACTTTTTGGGTGATTACGATTTGATTCCCAATCGCTTGAAGTTGTTGGCGGGTGCACGTTACGAAAGTGCAGAACAGAGCATTGAGTTTAAAAACCAGCAGCAGCCGAGCATCACCGAAAAACCAACCTTGAACGAAGCATACCTTTTGCCTTCTTTGAGCTTCAAATTTACACCAAGCGAAAAGCAAGTTTGGTGGCTTACTGCAAGTCAAACGATTTCACGCCCTGGCTTCAAAGAATTGGCTCCGTTTGAGTATGTAGAATTTTTTGCAGGAGAGCGTACAATTGGTAATCCACTTTTGCAGAACGGCAAAAACTACAATTTCGACTTGAGATATGAGTTGTATCCGACTCGTGGCGAATTGGTTTCGATTTCTGCTTTTGGGAAATACCTTCAAGACCCAATTGAACGCCTCAACATTGCCGCTTCAAGTGGTCGTTTGCAGTCTTTCACCAACATCGAAAGTGCAACTTTGGCGGGTGTTGAATTGGAGTTGAGCAAAAAACTGAACTTTTTGAGCAGCGAAGATTTTACCAATACTTGGACGGCTGGTTTAAATGCTACTTACTTGTATTCTCAAATCAAGATTAATGAAGCCAACAAACTCTTATTGCCTCAAGGTGAAGTAAGTGTGGTGGTGACAAATCCTGACCGAGCATTGCAGGGCGCATCTCCTTACTTGGTCAATTTTGACTTGAGTTACCAAAAACGCAGCGAAAAGTGGAATACAAATGCTACGCTTGTTTACAATGTATTCGGCAAACGTATTCACTCAGTGGGTGTAAAAGCTCCAAATTCAGATGGCGGTTTGGGTGATATTTATGAATTGCCTGTTCACCGATTGGATTTAATCGTGAAAAATGAACTCAATAAAAACATTGGGATTGACCTCAGTGTGAAAAACTTATTGAATCCAAGTACCCGATTGCAGCAAGATACAGATGCGGGTACAATTGAATTGGACAATTACAAAACAGGCATTTCGGCAGGCATCAAATTGTCATACAATTTTTAGAACAGATAAACATAAGTTATCGAACACCGTTTATACCAAGTGTTCGATAACTTATTTTATAACACAAAGTTTATATTCTCTTAACATTGAAAGTTTATTTTTGTGTGTCTTCATAAACATCACAAGACATTCACTCTCTAATATTTAGAATTACATTTTATTATTTTATTATCATAATTAAATTTTTAATTACAATGTTTACAAATAACAACTTTGTAACCAAATGGTCAGGTGTATTCTTGTTTCTCGCATTTTTGGCAGTGGGTTTCTCTGCCTGTACGAAAGAAGACGATACGCCAAGTACTAAAATTTCCGTTGCCTGTGGAGGCGATGTGACAAGTGCTACAAACAATGTCACGATTGCGATTCCCACCGTTTCGGGTGCTTCTGGTAATTTTACGATTACCAATGATGTAACCAATAGTAGTGATGCAAGTGGCGTATATGACAACGGTACCACAACAGTAACGTACACTGTAACAGACGATACTACTGGCGAAACTGCTACTTGTAGTTTTGATGTAACGATTGACAATGGCTTGACTATCACAGATGAAACTATCAATGGAACTTCTTTCCGCAAAGTAGTCGGTACATTGGCTGGCAATTTCACCATGACTGCCGATCAAAACTGGTTGATTTCTGGGGGTATTTTTGTTGACAATGGCGCAACTTTAAATATTGAAGCAGGTACAACTGTGTATGCTGCTGACGATGGCACTACTCCTTTTATTGCCATTCAAAGAGGTGGTAAAATCATGGCACAAGGCACAAAAACAGCTCCTATTGTATTGACTTCTATCAAAGACTTAAGCGGGATTGCTAGCCCTGGTGATTGGGGTGGTCTTATCGTAAATGGCTACGCTACTGTAAACATCGGTGAAGGTGTTGGTGAAGGTGGTACAGGTACGTATGGCTGTGACAACACCAACTGCAATGATGCGGATAACTCTGGTGTGATTCGCTATGTACGTGTAGAATATGCGGGTAAAATTTTGGGTACTGACAATGAATTGAACGGATTTTCCTTCAATGGTGTGGGTAGTGGTACAACCGTAGAGTATGTTCAAGCCTACAAAGGTTCTGATGATGGTTTTGAATTTTTTGGTGGTACAGTGAATGTAAAATATGCTGTTTCTTCAGGAAGTGAAGACGATTCTTTCGATTGGACATTCGGTTGGACAGGAAAAGGTCAGTTTTGGGTAGCCCATCAATTTGGTGTAGCTGGTGATAGAGGTCTTGAAGCAGACAATAATGGTGATGACAATGTTGCTTCTCCTTACTCCAACCCAACATTGTCGAATGTGACTCTTGTTGGTTTTGATGATGGTGATGCTTCAAACACAGGTATGCGTTTGCGTGAAGGTACAAAAGGTAAAATCTACAATGCGATTGTAACAGGTTTCCCTAAATACGGTATTCGTGTATCGAACTCTGATAAAGATGCAGCAAGTACTGTCACTACTGACAACATGACAAATGGTTCATTGGTGGTCAAAAATTCTGTTTTGGCAGGCAATGGCACACCTTGGAAAGATGCTCCTGTTTTTGAAAACGATGCAACCAATACTGTTTTGGCAGGTATGGGTGGCTTGGTTGGCTATGTAGGAACAATTTCTGAAAACGCTAAAGATCCTGGCACTTTAGATTCTTGGTTTTCACCTGGTTCTTTTATTGGAGCGGTGAGAAGCACAGAAGATTGGACTGCGGGGTGGACAAGACAATAATAAGATACAAATCACTTCTTCAACTTGGTTGAGAGAAGAAAAAAAGTACTTTCACTAACCCCAAAATAAATGCGAGTTGCCTTTGATTAGGTGGCTCGCATTTTTTTTATTTCGTTAAGCTTTGAACAAGAAGGTTTAATGAAAAAGAAGCTTGTATTGTGTGAAAATTTGGATTTCGCTATTACTCAACAAAGTCAAGTGTACTTCCTTTCAATTGTGAGTTCTTGTTCAAAGCTACAAAATAAGGATTCACCATCTTCAATTCCGTTTCAGGGTGTAGATGGCTTTAGGTTTATTCCTTTTTGTCAAATTGGAGTATCATTTTCTTCTTGATAATCAGGATTGGGCATCTTCAACTCAATTAGTTGAGTAGTCCAGTCGCTTGTAGAATCTGGCCGTTTTAGTTTTCTTGTAGGAGGAACACCTCTTGTATCTTCACCTCCTCTTGTCCTTCGAGTAGAAGGCATAGGCAGTTCATCTTGCCTCAATATTTGAACCTCAAAAGTGTGGGTGCTGATAATGAGTTGTAGATAATGCGTTTCGGCTTTCCAGTTGTAGTGCTGAATAAAAGCAGATTGGGTATCAGGTATATGTTGACCGCCAACTGCAAAAACCGATTGACCAGCAGGCAATTCCACAACCCCTCCCTCCAAAAATTCAGGCTCTATGCTGAAATCCTGCGCCAAATAGACCAAAGCACAGTAATAATCCCTGTTTGTATTGTTTTGAAGGCGAATACGAATTTCTGCCATACGGTCATTGGTCCCATTCTCTCTTCCCGTGTAATCAATTTGCACCTTGCCATCTTTTACCTCTAAACTTTCTTCTGAACCATCTGCTTGTTTGCTAAAAATCTCTACTTCAAAAGGCGGATTTGGTTGAATATTGCTGTGTGGATTCTCCAAATTTTTGATAGCAGTCCATCGGGCAATGTATTTCAAATAACTGAGTAGCTGTTCTATAGCCGTTTCATCGTATCCTTCAATGTTGGCGGTAATCGGTAAATCATTGAAGGGAAGGCGAATGGCAAAACTATGGTTGCACACATTCACAAAATAATCTGCAAAGTGAGGTTCGTCCACCCATTGCAGAAAAGAAAAATCGTTGTCAGCCGCATGGACATATTCCTTCAATGCTGCAATAACCGTTTCCTCTCCCATACAATAGACATTCAAAGGATTGGCAATCAAACCTGTGACTTTGACCTTGTAGGTGAACAATTCATCCAATTGCATTGTTTCTGAAAAACTGAGTTTGGTATAATCCAACTGCACATCGTGAATTTGAGCCTGTTCGATGGCTTTTTCCTCCACATTCAACAGTTCGATTTTAAGGTGTGGATTGCTTGCCGAAATACCATTGATAGCTCCCTTACCCAATATCCAACTGTACTCATGCACGTTGTAAACAATTGAATCATACTCTTTTTGATGCTGGGTAATGCCTCCCAAAAAAGACTGAAAAGCAAGACCATTTCCGAGTTCATTTCCTTTGGTGTATAGTTGAGGCGTTTGTTTGTAACTGCCCTGAATCTTCAATCGCAACACACTTATCAACTCTTGGTAGCTGATGTCGCCCTTCGTTTGGCGCAACAAAGCCACCAAACCGCTCGTGAAAATCCCCTTCGTTTCTCCGTTACCCCTCACCTCATAGGCAGACTGTTTGTTTTCGCAAGCCGCCAACTGAATGTGATTGCCCTGCGGCAAGACTTCTCCCAAAGCTGCGGCATTTCGGACAGATTCCTCCGAGGTGGTTTCTGCAAAAAGAAAGTCTTCCCATTCTCTGCTGCCAATATCGGCTGCCCGCCTAAAGCTACGAGCAGTGAGTTTGTCCCTTGTGTTGGTGCCTGAATTGCAACAATCAAAAATGGTGATGATTTGTGCCTTGGTTTTTTGGTAGAGTTGGTGAATCATGTAGCGCAGTTCTTTGTCTGCCAAAAAACTACTGGGCTGACTGACCCGACTTTCATGACACACCAAGACTTCCAATTTGTTGTCTTCTTCATGTAGTCTGAAAGCAGGGTGAGCGTCTTCTTGTGCGCCGTGTCCCGAGAAGTAAAAAAGGCAGATGTCGTTTTCGGTGGCTTGACCCAAATGTTCGTTGAAGCGTTGGACAATGTTTTCTTTGGTGGCATTTTCATTGTGTAGTTCTTCAACGCACAATTTGCGGTTTTGTGCTTCTGCAGCTTCGGTGAGGTAGCCTTGTAGGTTGTTGGCATCGTTGATGCAGCCGTTTAGTCCTCTGATGTAGGCGTAGTTGTTGATGGCGACAAATAGGGCATAGATGGAGATGGTTTGGTTTGGCATTTGTTTGACTGTTTTTTTAATGAGTTTTTAAGTGTTTATTTAATTTTCTTGCCATTGTTGAAAGCTCCTGAAAAACAACAATCTAAAACCAATAGCAGATGTTTACAAGACAAAGTCTCAAGGGCTGCATAGAGTTCATTCATGGAGATGAATGCTTGCGCTATCTCGTTTTCATCTGCATCGGCAGGGAGTAAATATCCCTGTGGTAAATCTTCTTCATTGTCAATTGCCACACCATACCCTGCAATAGTAGAAGAAGACTCTATCGTTTTCTCCTACTATTGCAGGTAGTTCACCCAACAAGGTTCTCAATTCATGGACTTTGGCATTTGGGTAGATTGAAGTTTTCTGATTGTAACGTTTTGCTGTGATAATAAAAAAGCCACTGAAAAAGCTTATGTTTAAAGTACGAACCAAACAAGTGCAAATTCAATGGCATCTCAAATTAACAAAAATTGTACGATTGTATTACCGATTTTGGAAAATAAATACGATTCATTTTTAAACGACCCAAAAATAGCTCGCCAAATAATTAGCGAAATATGGGCAACAAGCCCCGAGTTATTTCCTGCACAAATGACTAAAGGTTATGTGCTTAACGGCAAAACTCGGCCGTCGAAAAAAATGAATATCCAAATGCGAAAAATAAAAGTAGCGGGACAAAATTATCAAATACGCCCAAGTTTCATTCTGCCTTATTGCAGAGCGAAGACGTATATAGCTTCTAAAGGCTTGTTCTTAAAGCGGTTCGGTGTTCCTTTCTGGGCATTGGCATTTGCTTTTGGATACAATGCGATGTGGTGGTACCGCCTCTATAATTGTTTTAGTGATTATAGCATTGTAGGCACAACCATCCATGACCCAGAAAAATTACCTTCCGATATTTTAGCAGATGAACACCATGTAAAAATACAAGGTAAAAAAGCTTATGTGGCTACAACTGTGGGACAAAACTGTTTTTTAGGTATGGAAGTTTCTTCTGGCGCAGATGCGGATTCTTTGGAAGAAGCTTATGGTGTATTCAAACAAGAAGCAGAGGATGTGTCATCTGACTACCAACCTAATACAGTAAATACAGATGGGTGGACAGCTACACAGAACGCATGGCAAAAACTCTATCCAAATATTCAAGTCATTGAATGTTTCTTACACGCCTTTCTAAAAATTAGAGACAGAGCTACAAAAAAGATTCAAGACTATTTCAATACAGCAGCAGATAAGGTGTGGGAGGCTTATCGAACTACTTCAAAAAGACAATTCGCACAACATATAAGAAGGCTTCGGGAATGGACAGCTAAGAATGTGCCTTCCTGCCCCATGAAAGATAATATTCTTAAACTCTGTAAAAAGAAAAACAAGTGGTTAGCACATTTTGACTTTCCCAAAGCACACAAAACCTCCAACATGATAGATAGTGCTTGAACGATAAGGCACAAATATTTGATATTGATTAAAATAAAGAGCTTTTTTTGCTTGAATTTTATAGTAGAAATTATTATCTTAGCAATTGCAATATTTGTATAATGTTAATTACGAATCAAATGATGATTTGTCTGTCTATGAGATTCGTGTAAAAAAGTATTACTATCTGATGCGTAAAGAATTTGAAGCACAATTACAATTGGATTCGATTCCTATTGGAGAGGTAGAAATAGATATGCGAAGCCGTCATGAGCTACCTCAACTATTAGCAGGATTACAGCATATTTTCACGAATGAAGCACTTCGAACAGCCGTTCTGAAAGTTTTATCTGAGGCTATTTTGTCAGAAAAAAAAAGCGACGGGTCGTTTGGGAATGAGTTTATGGGAATTATTTGTTTTGGGTTGTTGCCGTCTAAATTTAAATATAGATTATGATAATCTACATGATTTATCGAATAATCACCATTCACTTCGAGGGATATTAGGTGTAGCAACGAGAGGTTATCTACCGAATGTAAAACATTATTGTTTGCAAACAATTAAAGATAATGTTGGTTTCTTACTGAAGATAACCTTAATGAAATCAATAAAATAATAGTTAATGAAGGTCATCAATTAAAAAAAAAGGAAGGTAAAATTTTAGAGTTGAATCTCAAAGCAGATTCGTTTGTAGTAGAACGTCATATTCATTTTCCAACCGATATCCGTTTATTGTGGGATTGTGTACATAAATGTATTGGTTTTATAAAGCTGTTAAAAAGCGTAGTAGACATATCAGGATTACGTAATTATAAATCAATACGTAAAAAAATAAAAAGATTATATACGCTTACAGCAAGAATACATAAACGAAAAGGTAATAATTATATAAAACGCCTTCAAGATTCGACAGAGGAGTATTTGGCAGCAACCTATCCTTTATTAAAGAAAGTGAATGATTTAGTAGAAGCTTTGAGTGAAATAATTG from Chitinophagales bacterium encodes:
- a CDS encoding tetratricopeptide repeat protein — encoded protein: MQPFIPHFIQEQYIARHFNGSIEGCVLFVDISGFTPMTQQLMDKGQKEGAEILSNILNSIFEVMVKEIYHAQGFITHFAGDAFTAIFPIQKPNTPKNTAIAALQCAQTIQDFFREHGKQYSKYGHFDLQVKIGLSYGQTDWGIVGDEYIMGVQACKFYFRGIAINQATYAEQKANKGETILSQNFKATLKKTPLIGSFIEADIFRFEGFEGFEGHNNTIFSKSHPPQLPDINSDILDRFIPSEIITFREKGEFRNIISVFISFKNIHTHQELNTFASIVLKHIIRYKGDLKEIDFGDKGALMIGFFGAPVAYENDLARALHFVEEVKNEVKEWEILNKLQFRMGITTGKVYAGIIGGKYRCEYTCLGDIVNMAARITMQAQWQEIWVQENIAAHPNFTFRKKGVFSYKGFNTPIATYEYLGSAENKTVQQNNMPIIGQGDTLKLLSNRIAPIFERKPSGITYIFGEAGIGKTRLAYALKEKTFSTTQWIHITADPILQKPFQPFKDMLAAHFRFPKSQNPSAKKDHFDTAIQSLVLQLNQNIASLELQNQPHEPLFYTLNDAKSELLRTKSILASQIGITYSEENLMQQLDAKGRYENTILAIQNFLKVLSLLQPLVIHLEDSQWLDNDSIALLQKLVNNLESYPIALLSTARYKDDGSQALLPFKNLSNHIIELTYLQPKQVKALAETQLNQHNNNGWIPLSKPLLKVLVERSKGNPFFVEQLLRFFGENQWLQNRTGTWQLTQQVDSVPDSIQALLMARIDRLSKQVKEVTKVAAVLGREFDIQLLSAILHRNVLAETKVAETEQIWHLLQGVKGIFRHTLLRDMAYDMQLKERLRQLHQLAAVAMEGLYSKNHEEKYADIAFHYEKAETTIKSIEYLEKAGMYAQENFQNQQALDLFERLLKQLQNLKDPDLTWKILLKKAAVLRTIGKWDAAQEVYEDAMELARMFKNEAYIIEIQFNLARIFSLQGKYQTSLNLYQQILTAYKSTNNKTQIANTIGYMGVVHINLSEYEKAAKCFQQQISLASELGDEKNHATALGNLGSLFNQIGNHEAAMDCYRKSYELFEKIGSPQNAAMNLANMGTIATVKDDYDSAMDYYQKSLKRFEKTGYQHGIAYTIVNIGYTFMQKGLYNEAFSYYEKSLRLSLQMKDRRLQAFAEGNIGMVHYHKNNCELALPYLDKAIEGHHHIGFKYSLAEWYWAKALCLYELMTYSRALDWVKQSIDISREITRTDMLFKAQLLKGKIHFKMGEQITATAQLQTLLDNSEEEEEKAFIHFELWQMYEQQVLQQKKASKARNTSEASNLTHKEKSMLSIMAENHHQKALHLFQQLFAIKAKQEFEGKINLLKAS
- a CDS encoding alpha/beta hydrolase yields the protein MTKQEHFIDNTNAKIHCIEFNRQENNIPLIIIPGATNSAEEIEEALYGKLLHHHIIVSLRGRGKSDSPKSGYTLDDHASDVLAVMRELNINNCYLFGYSIGSTVGVRVAATIQDKVKGLIMGDYAPYFPPFNENWAVMVRKHADRAISEIAIDGLVNEGEYTEAAGDFEQITCPVMLVKGGKEGSLFPSEAIPYMQKLVPDLRLEILEENDHDIFSPRPDRLAAVIEDFLKN
- a CDS encoding carboxypeptidase-like regulatory domain-containing protein, with amino-acid sequence MNFHKRLLVLLIALFFSANCFAQKAHISGKVTEKTAANEEAVPFATVSIAGTTLGSTTDFDGAYSIEVDAGTHRVVFSFVGFKPDTLNITVAEGQNLTLNHALSQENIQIETVTVKEKANRESQTMNLIDRKNATALTQNIGAKELSKKGVSNVVEGLKKVAGISVIGNKYFLVRGMDDRYNNALLNGLPIASPDPDKKVIPLDIFPTDIVENLSIFKSYSPQYYGDVAGGTVAIKTKEYPSTKTLKLGIGAGFNSVTTGKNFLSSPSISGSYLGFSKDGRQAPASISDIASYDSRRDGLSFDNSSNGVYKKAPVSNSFDLLFGNFFSTGNDSGLGVLLSVAYDNDYSIKEGMYRLVNRQGDIRIDYDYINYSFSTNTSALASMTYKFNDRHKITLNGILVNSSSDNSRDAYGNHFDYSSPLFSRRFTYNQNTLLTGQLGGTHDLLKGNRLKLNWSQTYNVAKSEEPDRRQFVFLDTDNKGRIFNDIDVNENHRFYSNLEETEMASKVEAVYDVIQYEGTDKAKLQVTLGGNLKSKERDFDYRQFNYNLKNFDQGGLDVDAVDTYLSQSNHSDGAFYLDERDDPASANTSKLDVWAAYFLGDYDLIPNRLKLLAGARYESAEQSIEFKNQQQPSITEKPTLNEAYLLPSLSFKFTPSEKQVWWLTASQTISRPGFKELAPFEYVEFFAGERTIGNPLLQNGKNYNFDLRYELYPTRGELVSISAFGKYLQDPIERLNIAASSGRLQSFTNIESATLAGVELELSKKLNFLSSEDFTNTWTAGLNATYLYSQIKINEANKLLLPQGEVSVVVTNPDRALQGASPYLVNFDLSYQKRSEKWNTNATLVYNVFGKRIHSVGVKAPNSDGGLGDIYELPVHRLDLIVKNELNKNIGIDLSVKNLLNPSTRLQQDTDAGTIELDNYKTGISAGIKLSYNF